The following is a genomic window from Anopheles aquasalis chromosome 3, idAnoAquaMG_Q_19, whole genome shotgun sequence.
GTATTGGATTCGATTCATTGGTGCACTCGAAGTAGAACTAAAGATGAACACTCCCCATCCAATAACAAAACAGCTTACGGGGTTTTGGGTAAATGCGGTAGTCCGTATGTCAATGGGTTGCACATTCGGCAAGCCGGCGAAGGTGCCATTAATGGTCACAATGCCCACATCGTTGTCGAAATTCGTCGCATTGTACTGGGGGTGTTTTTGATAGCTTAGAGACATGAACAGAGTTCCTGCGCGCCTTACGGCATTACCAACATAAACGCTAATCTGTGGAAAGAGATGCATGGAAACCAATAAGTTAGCGCTCTAGTAGTCTAggaaggttttgtttgttggcgcTGGATGAATTACCTGTACACCTGGACCGGGGTTTACAGCCGATATTGTAGTGAGGACCTGAGTGTCGCTGATAATAGCACCATTTCCTGAACCGCCGTCCCCGTATTCTAGATACGCTGCGTACGGATAAGCGGCGATATCAGTGACATCGGTTACCGTTTGAGCCCTGGCAAACTGTGCACCGTAGAGC
Proteins encoded in this region:
- the LOC126573968 gene encoding trypsin delta-like, whose product is MQQSVMLIVLVVLYSVQFASAQTSLSVVPDTIEMKQSVKLVLLVVLYGAQFARAQTVTDVTDIAAYPYAAYLEYGDGGSGNGAIISDTQVLTTISAVNPGPGVQISVYVGNAVRRAGTLFMSLSYQKHPQYNATNFDNDVGIVTINGTFAGLPNVQPIDIRTTAFTQNPVSCFVIGWGVFIFSSTSSAPMNRIQYQLVTDQDCATRLKPQPSTIQCASASKGTGLFEAGSLPLVCDNQLYGLLIKYEYSFSDAQPIDIFTKLVAPSIQDFLFPKASVAQSSQRRNYVSCN